The Nesterenkonia xinjiangensis genome contains a region encoding:
- a CDS encoding DUF58 domain-containing protein yields MVLTRRLLYLALALSVVVVALPVTATLWVCLALLVGLVATDMLLAGSPRQVRVERVPGEAVRLGQSTTAVSVLHHQGRRRLRGSIKDGWQPSAGSQRPIQPIAIPPGGRQRISVPLRPRRRGDLVSATAAVRSLGPMGLAGRQVVHRSRHLQRVLPPFRSRRHLPSKLQRLRELDGQTAVQIRGAGTEFDSLRDYVRGDDVRSIDWRATARRRTGAGHNLVVRTWRPERDRRVILCLDSSRTSAARIEDEPRLDTGMEASLLLGVLAAGAGDRVDFIGFDRGIVARARSSSSGDFLHKMVNAMATMDPELVEADFSQLPSHVAAISSQRSLVVVLTSLESGSLEEGLLPVLPALTAKHLVLLAAVRDPDLDRRTGERETATEVYRAAAAEREIIEREAKKAQLTAMGVEVVDATPHELPPLLADTYIRLKATGRL; encoded by the coding sequence ATGGTGCTGACCCGCCGGCTGCTCTACCTGGCGCTCGCGCTGAGCGTCGTGGTCGTCGCGCTTCCGGTGACGGCGACCCTGTGGGTCTGCCTGGCTCTGCTGGTGGGGCTCGTGGCCACAGACATGCTGCTGGCCGGATCGCCGCGTCAGGTCCGCGTGGAGCGTGTCCCCGGAGAAGCCGTGCGCCTGGGCCAGTCGACGACGGCGGTCTCGGTGCTGCACCATCAGGGGCGTCGTCGGCTGCGGGGCTCGATCAAGGACGGCTGGCAGCCGTCAGCCGGTTCCCAGCGGCCGATACAGCCGATCGCCATCCCCCCGGGCGGACGGCAGCGCATCAGCGTCCCGCTGCGGCCCCGCCGCCGAGGAGACCTGGTCAGCGCCACTGCGGCGGTCCGTTCCCTGGGGCCGATGGGGCTGGCCGGCCGTCAGGTCGTGCACCGGTCCCGCCACCTCCAGCGCGTGCTGCCGCCGTTCCGCTCGCGGAGGCACCTGCCCTCGAAGCTGCAGCGGCTCCGCGAGCTGGACGGGCAGACCGCGGTGCAGATCCGCGGCGCCGGCACCGAGTTCGACTCGCTGCGTGACTACGTCCGCGGTGACGACGTCCGCTCGATCGACTGGCGCGCCACCGCCCGCCGCCGCACCGGGGCCGGACACAACCTGGTGGTGCGCACCTGGCGCCCCGAACGGGATCGCCGGGTCATCCTCTGCCTCGACTCCTCCCGCACCTCGGCGGCCCGGATCGAGGACGAGCCTCGCCTGGACACCGGGATGGAGGCCTCGCTGCTGCTGGGTGTGCTCGCCGCCGGAGCCGGCGACCGGGTGGACTTCATCGGCTTCGACCGCGGCATCGTGGCGCGGGCACGATCCTCCTCGTCAGGTGATTTCCTCCACAAGATGGTCAACGCGATGGCCACGATGGACCCGGAGCTGGTGGAGGCCGACTTCTCCCAGCTGCCTTCCCACGTGGCGGCGATCAGTTCCCAGCGCTCCCTGGTGGTGGTGCTGACCTCGCTGGAGTCCGGCTCTCTGGAGGAGGGCCTGCTGCCCGTGCTGCCCGCCCTGACCGCCAAGCACCTGGTGCTGCTGGCCGCAGTGCGTGATCCGGATCTGGACCGACGCACCGGCGAGCGCGAGACCGCCACCGAGGTGTACCGGGCCGCGGCCGCCGAGCGGGAGATCATCGAACGGGAGGCCAAGAAGGCCCAGCTCACCGCCATGGGAGTGGAGGTCGTGGACGCGACCCCGCACGAGCTGCCGCCGCTGCTGGCCGACACCTACATCCGGCTCAAGGCCACCGGCCGGCTGTGA
- a CDS encoding AAA family ATPase — translation MTPQQPDQTHQHQPAAPAQTQQAARPPQASQTQPRPASTAGASPSGAPDTLRDRFHQVRHEVSKAVVGQDGAVTGVLIGLLVRGHVLLEGVPGVAKTLLVRAMSASLSLDTARVQFTPDLMPGDVTGSLVYDSTTGDFAFREGPVFTNLMLADEINRTPPKTQASLLEAMEERQVSVDGIGRPLPDPFLVAATQNPVEYEGTYPLPEAQLDRFLLKITLDLPQRGEEIEVIRRHAAGFNPSDLAAAGVRPVASEADIKAARQAVWSVALAPEVIAYIVDIARATRQSPSFQLGVSPRGATALMNSAKAWAWLSGRDFVTPDDVKSLALPCLRHRVALRPEASMDGVSVDDVLQGILATVPVPR, via the coding sequence GTGACACCACAACAGCCCGACCAGACCCATCAGCACCAGCCGGCGGCGCCGGCTCAGACACAGCAGGCAGCCCGCCCCCCGCAGGCGAGCCAGACCCAGCCGCGACCCGCCTCGACGGCCGGCGCGTCCCCCTCGGGTGCGCCGGACACGCTTCGCGACCGGTTCCACCAGGTGCGGCATGAGGTCTCCAAGGCCGTCGTCGGTCAGGACGGGGCGGTCACCGGTGTGCTCATCGGGCTGCTGGTGCGCGGTCATGTGCTGCTCGAAGGCGTGCCGGGAGTGGCGAAGACCCTGCTGGTCCGCGCCATGTCGGCCTCGCTGTCGCTGGACACGGCCCGGGTGCAGTTCACCCCGGACCTCATGCCGGGCGACGTCACCGGCTCGTTGGTCTACGACTCCACCACCGGGGACTTCGCCTTCCGCGAAGGCCCGGTGTTCACAAATCTGATGCTCGCCGACGAGATCAACCGAACACCACCGAAGACCCAGGCCTCCCTGCTCGAGGCCATGGAGGAGCGCCAGGTCTCGGTCGATGGCATCGGGCGCCCGCTGCCCGATCCCTTCCTGGTGGCCGCCACCCAGAACCCGGTGGAGTACGAAGGCACCTACCCGCTGCCGGAGGCGCAGCTGGACCGGTTCCTGCTGAAGATCACCCTGGACCTGCCCCAGCGCGGCGAGGAGATCGAGGTGATCCGCCGACACGCCGCCGGCTTCAACCCCTCGGACCTGGCGGCAGCGGGAGTCCGCCCGGTAGCCTCCGAGGCCGACATCAAGGCCGCCCGACAAGCCGTCTGGTCGGTCGCGCTGGCCCCTGAGGTCATCGCCTACATCGTGGACATCGCGCGGGCCACCCGACAGTCCCCCAGCTTTCAGCTCGGGGTCTCGCCACGAGGCGCCACCGCGCTGATGAACTCCGCGAAGGCCTGGGCCTGGCTCTCCGGGCGCGACTTCGTGACACCCGACGACGTCAAGTCCCTCGCCCTGCCCTGCCTGCGGCACCGTGTCGCCCTGCGGCCCGAGGCCTCCATGGACGGTGTCAGCGTGGACGACGTGCTGCAGGGCATCCTCGCCACTGTGCCCGTGCCCCGCTGA
- a CDS encoding DUF4350 domain-containing protein, with protein sequence MTAQSPARSSGGATVQNFSSALRTTLRRWQFWLLLVVLGVLFAVVVQLLTVEDQERYGLSNTDLDGYAAVAAVLQDEGVDIHHAPTAEIAREHLEQLPDAAVVVLEQGPEASPRLVEELAESMREIVWISPTASTRLSAFEELSPAGAIPASSTTELPEVLETGEACSVAPAERAEAIRAPGQLFTGGTGCFVHDSEEGDSAHALAETRGGLVFGAPEAFTNRHITSEGNAALALGLFGQQQDLIWYTPSGMDSLASDEWASPWDFMPDWVDRLTWWLLICTLLLMLVAGRRHGPVVIEPLPVEVPASESAEGRGRLYQQADAASESARTLRSAHLLRLTRLLRLGPGTPEQHVIAAVATQNGRPPAEIAHALDASAISGNSEMVRYAQGLAALEDEIRIRLGHGPRRGPAVTASRGPQDEKTWDSSRQNETPREETP encoded by the coding sequence ATGACCGCCCAGAGCCCCGCCCGCTCGAGCGGCGGCGCCACCGTGCAGAACTTCTCATCCGCCTTGCGCACCACCCTGCGACGGTGGCAGTTCTGGCTGCTGCTGGTCGTGCTGGGCGTGCTGTTCGCCGTCGTCGTCCAGCTGCTCACCGTCGAGGACCAAGAGCGCTACGGACTCAGCAACACAGACCTGGACGGCTACGCGGCCGTCGCCGCGGTGCTGCAGGATGAGGGAGTGGACATCCACCACGCCCCCACGGCAGAGATCGCCCGCGAGCACCTGGAGCAGCTGCCCGACGCCGCCGTCGTCGTCCTCGAGCAGGGCCCCGAGGCGAGTCCGCGACTGGTGGAGGAGCTGGCCGAGTCCATGCGCGAGATCGTCTGGATCTCCCCGACAGCGTCGACGCGGCTGAGCGCCTTCGAGGAGCTGAGCCCCGCGGGCGCCATCCCGGCCTCCAGCACCACCGAGCTCCCCGAGGTCCTGGAGACCGGAGAGGCCTGCTCAGTGGCCCCGGCTGAGCGCGCCGAGGCCATCCGCGCCCCCGGGCAGCTGTTCACCGGCGGCACCGGTTGCTTCGTCCACGACTCGGAGGAGGGAGACTCGGCACACGCGTTGGCGGAGACCCGCGGCGGCCTCGTCTTCGGCGCCCCGGAGGCGTTCACCAACCGCCACATCACCTCTGAGGGCAACGCGGCCCTGGCGCTGGGCCTTTTCGGCCAGCAGCAGGATCTCATCTGGTACACCCCCTCCGGCATGGACTCGCTCGCCTCCGACGAGTGGGCCTCTCCGTGGGACTTCATGCCTGACTGGGTGGACCGGCTCACCTGGTGGCTGCTGATCTGCACGCTGCTGCTGATGCTGGTGGCCGGGCGCCGGCACGGACCGGTGGTGATCGAGCCGCTTCCCGTGGAGGTGCCCGCCTCCGAATCCGCAGAAGGTCGTGGCAGGCTCTACCAGCAGGCCGACGCAGCCTCGGAGTCCGCCAGGACGCTGCGTTCCGCTCACCTGCTCCGCCTGACCCGGCTGCTGCGTCTGGGCCCCGGCACCCCGGAGCAGCACGTGATCGCCGCCGTCGCCACACAGAACGGTCGACCTCCCGCAGAGATCGCACACGCTCTCGACGCCTCAGCGATCAGCGGGAACTCTGAGATGGTGAGATACGCCCAGGGGCTGGCCGCTCTGGAGGACGAGATCCGGATCCGGCTCGGCCATGGCCCGCGCCGTGGCCCGGCCGTGACGGCCTCACGCGGGCCACAGGACGAGAAGACGTGGGACAGCTCCAGACAGAACGAGACGCCGAGGGAAGAGACACCGTGA
- a CDS encoding DUF4129 domain-containing protein: MPLDPSTLLAPHAVAPLASTPLSPSRDEARDLLERELADPAYQRELTGPIRQAIDDFLRWLDERLGTIGGIDIPYGPLIILVLLTAAIVLAIVLVRPRLQRAAGADDPLDTDVGISSEELRTRAEAHRRAGRVDESYRDVFRAVVRAAEERDILTEMTGRTASEAAMELGRSFPVHARRIGMAADLFNLSRYGGRSLTLQDCDDVAELDALLTAAQPQDDTAAALPQVVAPR; this comes from the coding sequence ATGCCCCTGGACCCGTCGACCCTGCTGGCGCCGCACGCCGTCGCGCCCCTGGCCTCCACACCGCTGTCTCCCAGCCGTGACGAGGCTCGGGACCTGCTCGAGCGCGAGCTGGCCGACCCCGCGTACCAGCGAGAGCTGACAGGACCGATCCGTCAGGCCATCGACGACTTTCTGCGCTGGCTCGACGAGCGTCTCGGCACCATCGGGGGCATCGACATCCCCTACGGGCCGTTGATCATCCTGGTGCTGCTGACCGCCGCGATCGTCCTGGCCATCGTGCTCGTCCGGCCCCGGCTGCAGCGCGCCGCAGGCGCCGATGACCCGCTGGACACCGATGTCGGCATCAGCAGCGAGGAGCTGCGTACCCGTGCCGAGGCCCACCGGCGGGCCGGACGGGTGGACGAGTCCTACCGGGATGTCTTCCGCGCCGTGGTGCGTGCCGCCGAGGAGCGCGACATCCTCACCGAGATGACGGGCCGCACTGCCTCCGAGGCGGCCATGGAACTCGGCCGCTCCTTCCCGGTCCACGCGCGGCGCATCGGGATGGCCGCCGACCTGTTCAACCTCTCCCGCTACGGCGGACGTTCACTGACTCTGCAGGACTGCGACGACGTCGCCGAGCTTGACGCCCTGCTGACCGCCGCGCAGCCTCAGGACGACACCGCCGCTGCCCTGCCCCAGGTGGTGGCGCCCCGATGA
- the mtrA gene encoding MtrAB system response regulator MtrA has protein sequence MKARILVVDDDEALAEMIGIVLRNDGFEPTFCATGERALEEFRSTKPDVVLLDLMLPGKDGIEVCREIRDEADTPIIMLTAKSDTADVVRGLEAGADDYVPKPFKPAELVARVRARLRPAETHPRPESEQLTIGDLTIDVAGHEVRRGETRISLTPLEFDLLTALAKKPWQVWNREMLLEEVWGYRHQADTRLVNVHVQRLRSKIEKDPEHPEIVQTVRGVGYKAGGGQG, from the coding sequence ATGAAAGCCAGGATTCTGGTCGTCGATGACGATGAGGCGCTGGCCGAGATGATCGGCATCGTGCTGCGCAATGACGGCTTCGAACCCACCTTCTGCGCCACCGGAGAGCGGGCGCTCGAGGAGTTCCGCAGCACCAAGCCCGACGTCGTCCTGCTCGACCTCATGCTTCCGGGCAAGGACGGCATCGAGGTGTGCCGGGAGATCCGTGACGAGGCCGACACCCCGATCATCATGCTCACCGCGAAGTCGGACACCGCCGACGTGGTGCGCGGCCTGGAGGCCGGTGCGGACGACTACGTGCCCAAGCCCTTCAAACCGGCCGAGCTGGTGGCCCGCGTCCGTGCACGGCTGCGGCCGGCAGAGACGCATCCCCGGCCGGAGTCCGAGCAGCTCACCATCGGTGACCTGACCATCGACGTCGCCGGCCACGAGGTCCGTCGCGGCGAGACGAGGATCTCCCTGACCCCGCTGGAGTTCGACCTGCTCACCGCGCTGGCGAAGAAGCCCTGGCAGGTGTGGAACCGGGAGATGCTGCTCGAAGAGGTCTGGGGCTACCGCCATCAGGCGGACACGCGGCTGGTCAACGTCCACGTGCAACGTCTGCGGTCGAAGATCGAGAAGGACCCGGAGCACCCCGAGATCGTCCAGACGGTCCGCGGCGTGGGGTACAAGGCTGGCGGCGGACAGGGGTAG
- the mtrB gene encoding MtrAB system histidine kinase MtrB, producing the protein MIRPARTEAPTTAENPQVGAGRSDAGLFRRAGRRLARLPRLWGRSLLFRAVAFTGLLTMLGTGLVAAFLAQQVTTGLFQERFDQIELEASNGMQQIRNEFISASTADRSEADGLVADTLIQQEDTGSQIHRYVFLVPLDDTDIDTQSVAGRIPRGLSEDVTEAVVSDELRAAVAGGTGQYWQSVSFERDDVETPGVIFGTQVTLPPGDIMGLYFLYDFSTVQETLAFLTRIMLLAGLALLVLNMAVAAWVTRSVVSPISQAAEVSERIAAGQLDQRLAVRGEDEIARLGISFNRMASNLQEQITQLANLSKMQQRFVSDVSHELRTPLTTVRMAAEVLHESREDFDPVNQRSTELLYHQVERFQAMLSDLLEMSRFDAGAAELALTDVDLRSLAQDALTTALPLADRSQTPLSFVVQGEGFVVEADPRRIDRILRNLINNAIEHAESRPVDLVIASSPTAVGVAVRDHGLGMSPSEVAHVFDRFWRADPARARTTGGSGLGLSIATEDTRLHHGALDAWGQKGQGSCFRLVLPRRQDEPYRASPLALPPVYRSSDRRRVSMPVDGAPATGEVDHDRVTEQSLNRPKEMD; encoded by the coding sequence GTGATCCGCCCGGCACGCACCGAGGCGCCGACGACGGCGGAGAACCCGCAGGTCGGGGCGGGCAGGTCCGACGCCGGCCTGTTCCGTCGCGCCGGCCGACGCCTGGCGCGGCTCCCTCGTCTGTGGGGGCGCTCGCTGCTGTTCCGGGCGGTGGCCTTCACAGGACTGCTGACCATGCTCGGCACCGGCCTGGTGGCGGCCTTCCTCGCCCAACAGGTCACCACCGGGCTCTTCCAGGAGCGCTTCGACCAGATCGAGCTCGAGGCATCCAACGGGATGCAGCAGATCCGCAACGAGTTCATCTCCGCCTCCACCGCGGACCGCAGCGAGGCTGACGGGCTGGTCGCCGACACGCTCATCCAGCAGGAGGACACCGGATCACAGATCCACCGCTACGTCTTCCTGGTGCCGCTGGACGACACCGACATCGACACCCAGTCCGTGGCCGGCCGCATCCCGCGAGGGCTGAGTGAGGACGTCACCGAAGCGGTGGTCTCCGATGAGCTGCGCGCAGCGGTGGCCGGCGGCACCGGCCAGTACTGGCAGTCGGTCTCCTTCGAACGGGACGACGTCGAGACCCCCGGAGTCATCTTCGGCACCCAGGTGACTCTTCCTCCGGGGGACATCATGGGTCTCTACTTCCTCTATGACTTCTCCACCGTGCAGGAGACCTTGGCGTTCCTGACCCGCATCATGCTGCTGGCCGGTCTGGCGCTGCTGGTGCTCAACATGGCCGTGGCAGCCTGGGTGACCCGCTCGGTGGTCTCTCCGATCTCCCAGGCGGCGGAGGTCTCCGAACGGATCGCCGCCGGACAGCTTGATCAGCGCCTGGCGGTGCGCGGTGAGGACGAGATCGCCCGGCTGGGAATCTCCTTCAACCGCATGGCCTCCAACCTGCAGGAGCAGATCACCCAGCTGGCGAACCTGTCGAAGATGCAGCAGCGTTTCGTCTCCGACGTCTCCCACGAGCTGCGCACACCGCTGACCACTGTGCGCATGGCCGCCGAGGTCCTGCACGAGTCCCGCGAGGACTTCGACCCGGTCAACCAGCGTTCCACCGAGCTGCTCTACCACCAGGTGGAGAGGTTCCAGGCGATGCTCTCGGACCTGCTGGAGATGTCCCGCTTCGACGCCGGCGCCGCCGAGCTGGCGCTGACCGACGTGGACCTGCGCAGCCTGGCCCAGGATGCGCTGACCACTGCGCTGCCGCTGGCCGACCGCTCGCAGACCCCGCTCTCGTTCGTGGTGCAGGGGGAGGGCTTCGTCGTCGAGGCTGACCCGCGCCGGATCGACAGGATCCTGCGCAATCTCATCAACAACGCCATCGAGCACGCGGAGTCTCGCCCCGTGGATCTGGTCATCGCCTCCTCACCGACCGCCGTGGGAGTCGCGGTGCGGGACCACGGCCTGGGGATGAGCCCCTCCGAGGTGGCTCACGTCTTCGACCGCTTCTGGCGCGCCGACCCGGCTCGGGCGCGCACCACCGGCGGATCCGGACTGGGGCTGTCCATCGCCACCGAGGACACGCGGCTCCATCATGGCGCGCTGGACGCGTGGGGGCAGAAGGGCCAGGGCTCCTGCTTCCGCCTGGTCCTGCCACGTCGGCAGGACGAGCCGTACCGTGCCTCCCCGTTGGCCCTGCCGCCGGTCTATCGGTCCTCGGATCGCCGGAGGGTCTCCATGCCGGTGGACGGTGCCCCTGCCACCGGAGAAGTCGATCACGACCGCGTCACCGAACAGTCCCTGAACCGCCCGAAGGAGATGGACTGA
- a CDS encoding LpqB family beta-propeller domain-containing protein: MLRHRLTALIAALSAVVLFAAGCTPMLPTDGPVGTSEPDVGGDPAYNIQARSPVEGMSPDDIVLGFINAGVEPSSQYEVAREYMTEEAGAEWISGARTLVYAGDPNVLAMGDDTYSVQMEVESAIDESGIMTQFPEGQTQTEEFRLEEVDGEWRITEAPEGTMVTSGSFATVYEAHTLSFYDPQRLYAVPDIRWFRSNRDGITTEIVSALLDGPAAYLEPAVSSAFSNGTALQRPSVPVEEGVAVVDLDPEHLRGASNQERLLMQHQLELALLDLPGVRAVEITAGQAEYEMPDQSTDALGIEDRPSVGNTQVGVLDDTLVRVQDLQTLSIGSLPDISDLEPQKPALPAEAEEIFAFLDGEGEELYHLRPNRSPDPVLSGEELTRPSMDNFGWTWSASNEDDGAHVHVAAYDETLAQAALEVSADWLVDLEVKSLRIAQDGARAAVVVDDGGESRLYLAGVVRDSSGTPRGLGEPIALQTTTAEPGDVRWLEQDALVIWSTSDDSAVEVERVNLNGSNQSLGSPLLGLQNVSAGEGLRTVFAERVDAPYNSRSGDSWDINEEVEVRDYAFPG, translated from the coding sequence ATGTTGCGCCATCGCCTGACTGCCCTGATCGCCGCGCTGAGCGCTGTCGTCCTCTTCGCCGCCGGGTGCACACCGATGCTGCCCACCGACGGCCCGGTGGGGACCTCCGAGCCCGACGTCGGCGGCGACCCGGCCTACAACATCCAGGCACGCTCGCCGGTGGAGGGGATGAGCCCCGACGACATCGTGCTGGGCTTCATCAACGCCGGGGTCGAGCCCAGCAGCCAGTATGAGGTCGCCCGTGAGTACATGACCGAGGAGGCCGGGGCCGAGTGGATCTCCGGGGCCCGCACCCTCGTCTACGCCGGGGACCCGAATGTGCTCGCCATGGGAGATGACACCTATTCGGTGCAGATGGAGGTGGAGTCCGCCATCGACGAGTCCGGGATCATGACGCAGTTCCCGGAGGGTCAGACCCAGACGGAGGAGTTCCGGCTCGAGGAGGTCGACGGGGAGTGGCGCATCACCGAGGCGCCGGAGGGCACCATGGTGACCTCCGGGTCGTTCGCCACCGTCTATGAGGCCCACACGCTCTCCTTCTACGACCCGCAGCGGCTCTATGCGGTCCCCGACATCCGCTGGTTCCGCAGCAACCGGGACGGCATCACCACCGAGATCGTCAGCGCCCTTCTCGACGGCCCGGCCGCCTACCTGGAGCCGGCGGTGAGTTCGGCGTTCTCCAACGGCACTGCGCTGCAGCGGCCGTCGGTGCCGGTGGAGGAGGGGGTCGCAGTCGTCGACCTGGATCCGGAGCACCTGCGCGGGGCGAGCAATCAGGAGCGTCTGCTGATGCAGCATCAGCTGGAGCTGGCGCTGCTCGATCTCCCCGGTGTGCGAGCCGTGGAGATCACGGCGGGACAGGCCGAGTATGAGATGCCCGATCAGTCCACCGACGCGTTGGGGATCGAGGATCGGCCCAGCGTGGGCAACACGCAGGTCGGTGTCCTGGACGACACGCTGGTCCGTGTGCAGGACCTCCAGACCCTGTCCATAGGCTCTCTGCCGGATATCTCGGACCTGGAGCCGCAGAAGCCTGCTCTGCCTGCCGAGGCGGAGGAGATCTTCGCCTTCCTGGACGGCGAGGGGGAGGAGCTCTACCACCTGCGGCCGAACCGGAGCCCTGATCCGGTGCTCTCCGGGGAGGAGCTCACTCGGCCCTCGATGGACAACTTCGGCTGGACCTGGAGCGCCAGCAACGAGGACGACGGGGCCCATGTGCACGTCGCCGCCTATGACGAGACCCTGGCCCAGGCCGCTTTGGAGGTCAGCGCGGACTGGCTGGTCGACCTGGAGGTGAAGTCCCTGCGGATCGCCCAGGACGGTGCCCGCGCCGCGGTCGTGGTCGACGACGGCGGCGAGTCCCGGCTCTATCTGGCGGGGGTCGTGCGCGACTCCTCCGGGACGCCGCGAGGCCTCGGTGAGCCGATCGCCCTGCAAACGACCACGGCCGAACCCGGTGACGTCCGGTGGCTGGAGCAGGACGCGCTGGTCATCTGGTCCACCTCGGACGACTCCGCTGTGGAGGTCGAAAGGGTGAACCTCAACGGCTCCAACCAGTCGCTGGGCAGCCCGCTGCTCGGTCTGCAGAACGTCTCCGCCGGGGAGGGGCTGCGTACGGTGTTCGCCGAGCGGGTCGATGCGCCGTACAACTCCCGCAGCGGTGACAGCTGGGACATCAACGAAGAGGTCGAGGTCCGGGACTACGCCTTCCCCGGCTGA
- a CDS encoding ComF family protein → MSCAAGPPRSPRSRRPARGAWAWSVRRLLREVAGVISPVWCAGCGREDVVLCGDCGELLRDLTRRPFRAEEQALALPLVPPAGGGEGADVELVALPAVSASRYEGLVARTVLAYKDHEVTGLARVLAPALHGAVTGACAQLHPASAPLLVCPPSTPAARLRRSHRPVEHLLGACGLRPASGLVAPTKSAALRSLLPGAGQKARGMGARRRALRGTLRITAAGRRILPGTEVILVDDVLTTGATLHELHRALAGAGAVVRGAAVLAASRRRSPGAEGSGRAASACRPTPRSSSGSARDE, encoded by the coding sequence ATGTCATGTGCTGCTGGCCCTCCCCGCTCTCCGCGCAGCCGTCGACCTGCCCGTGGAGCCTGGGCCTGGTCCGTCCGTCGGCTCCTCCGGGAGGTCGCCGGGGTCATCTCCCCGGTGTGGTGCGCCGGGTGCGGTCGTGAGGACGTGGTGCTGTGCGGGGACTGTGGCGAGCTGCTGCGGGACCTCACCCGTCGGCCCTTCCGCGCGGAGGAGCAGGCGCTGGCCCTGCCGCTGGTGCCGCCGGCGGGCGGTGGTGAGGGGGCCGACGTCGAGCTGGTGGCGTTGCCTGCGGTGTCCGCGTCCCGGTATGAGGGGCTGGTCGCGCGGACGGTCCTGGCCTACAAGGACCACGAGGTGACCGGACTGGCCCGTGTGCTCGCCCCAGCCCTGCACGGCGCGGTGACCGGAGCCTGCGCGCAGCTGCACCCGGCGTCAGCTCCGCTGCTCGTCTGCCCGCCCTCGACGCCGGCGGCCCGACTGCGTCGCAGCCATCGTCCGGTGGAGCATCTGCTCGGTGCCTGCGGTCTGCGTCCTGCCTCCGGTCTGGTGGCTCCGACCAAGTCCGCGGCGCTGCGCTCCCTGCTGCCCGGGGCCGGTCAGAAGGCCCGTGGGATGGGGGCGCGCCGCCGGGCCCTGCGCGGGACGCTGCGGATCACCGCCGCGGGCCGCCGGATCCTGCCGGGGACGGAAGTGATCCTGGTCGACGACGTGCTCACCACCGGGGCGACGCTGCACGAGCTGCACAGGGCCCTCGCCGGAGCCGGCGCCGTCGTGCGCGGTGCCGCGGTGCTGGCCGCCTCCCGGCGTCGGAGCCCGGGGGCGGAGGGCTCCGGACGGGCCGCCTCGGCGTGTCGCCCGACGCCGAGGTCCAGTTCCGGATCTGCCCGTGACGAATGA
- the hpf gene encoding ribosome hibernation-promoting factor, HPF/YfiA family, translated as MTLQVSYTGRNIQIPSAFKEHVQDKIDKIEQLADKGHRLEVKVASENAHRRADTALTVELTVIGRGKVVRSEAQAEDKFAAFEIALNKLTERLRRVRDRKKSRAHNASRNGAPDVATAMAGLDPVSTDRPLYEQVLDAEAADDHPPAEDDVDAGTVKIRRKVFPAEPMSVDAAVDAMELVGHDFYLYIDDETGQASAVYRRRGWTYGVISLDAERQIDEPTTEERSYRPENGTTPRKVGVA; from the coding sequence ATGACCCTTCAGGTCAGCTATACCGGACGGAACATCCAGATCCCCTCCGCCTTCAAGGAACACGTCCAGGACAAGATCGACAAGATCGAGCAGCTCGCGGACAAAGGGCATCGCCTGGAAGTCAAAGTCGCCTCCGAGAACGCCCACCGTCGCGCAGACACTGCGCTGACCGTGGAGCTGACCGTCATCGGTCGGGGCAAAGTGGTGCGTTCGGAGGCTCAGGCCGAGGACAAGTTCGCCGCGTTCGAGATCGCGCTCAACAAGCTGACCGAGCGTCTCCGCCGCGTCCGTGACCGTAAGAAGTCCCGCGCGCACAACGCCTCCCGGAACGGAGCACCTGACGTCGCCACCGCGATGGCCGGGCTCGATCCCGTCTCCACGGATCGCCCCCTCTATGAGCAGGTCCTGGACGCAGAGGCTGCGGATGACCATCCGCCGGCTGAGGACGACGTCGACGCCGGGACGGTCAAGATCCGTCGCAAGGTGTTCCCCGCTGAGCCCATGAGCGTGGACGCGGCTGTCGACGCCATGGAGCTGGTGGGGCATGACTTCTACCTGTACATCGATGATGAGACCGGACAGGCCTCGGCGGTGTATCGGCGTCGTGGATGGACCTACGGAGTGATCTCGTTGGACGCCGAGCGGCAGATCGACGAGCCCACCACGGAGGAGCGCAGCTACCGCCCGGAGAACGGCACCACACCGCGGAAGGTCGGGGTGGCCTGA